A window of Sebastes umbrosus isolate fSebUmb1 chromosome 6, fSebUmb1.pri, whole genome shotgun sequence genomic DNA:
ATATTTTCTGTATTCTACATAGCATTTCTTGAAGACAATCATCACTCCACCATAaactacaataaaaataaaagggtaaaagaacagaaaagaaaaacttatttatatattcatatataataatacatggATTTATGGCATCAAATATCCTTTGAAATACCTGAATTACATTCAATGTTACTCTTTGTAGCatattcaagtttctctcccGAGGTAAAAGCCCAGCTGTAGTGGGTGTTACAAGACTGTCAGGTTTCTCCTCGCTCCGCGGCGCTTTCTACTAAGACCCTAAGATTACATACattctttatttcatatttctgaGGTAAAGAAATTCTTCCTGAGCATTTCAAACAAGAGTACACACTAAGAAAACGAAAAGGAGTAAGTGGAAGAGAAAACAGACACGCTGTAGGTACACGCTTTTGTTCTGGAAGTGAGATTCTCAGGAAAACTGCAGACGATGAGGAATGTGAGATCGAGAACAAAATGTATGTAGAAGTTAAGTAAATTGTTCTATTTAAAGTGTGAGTATAGTACTATTGTGTGTGAAGTATTTCTACAACCAACAACATGTTGAGTGACTGCAAGGTTTTACTTGAACAACTCAACTCCGGGGGAAGGACAGCAGCATGTTTGGATTTGAGAGGGATTCTTTTATTCTTTGTGATTTTGAGTCTGTTTTGAGAATTATAGCAACGCTGCTGATTATGCATTTGGTTTGACGTCTTTTTTGGTCAAAAAACTGTggtttgttgaaatgtgctgATCCCAAGCCCTTCGTGCTGAATAATCAGTGACAATCCCATGACTCTATCAACATTAGGATAGCATGGAAGTGGACTGGCAATAAATAGGATCCTGAGAGTAGCAGTCAAAGGGGGGATTTTCCAAACCCTGATTATCCATAATCTTGGACCACGTCACCTTGCAACAAATAATTGATTTTGTCCCAGACCAAGGTTAATCAGGATCTCTGAGAGTACCCAAATAGTATATAATCTGATTTTCCTGTTGGCCAAAAGACTAATACACTACCCCACTCAACAAGGCCTAttcatctttcttttctttgggaaaaacaaaatattgcgGATATTCATACGAAAACGAAAACAGCACACCATGGCATGCTTCTGCCAGCAAAACAACTTTGTCAGCCCCTCCCGTATCGCTGAGCTTCTCTGGCTCTTTTGGCTGCATAATCTGTaattacaaaacaacaacaaaaacattccCAAGGCTTTCCATGTCGAAGCAAAGACAGGGTGGTAACGCAGTCCGAGTATAGTGACTGGCTGCTTTCTCAGTGGTTATACATCTTGCTCCACTCTATACAAGTGTCCAGTTCTTTTGTGGTGGTGTGTGGGCGCACCTTGCAGAAGGCATTCTCAAAGTCTGTGAAGGCTGGGGGTTTGGAGGATGTGGGGTGGCCATGCATGGCCCCGGTGGGGGAGGATGCTGAGGAGAGTGCGTGCTggctgagctgcagcagctcccaCACCGAGAAGCCCTCGGTGCGCTGCAGCACAGCGCTCAGCTCCCTCTCGCTCAGGGTGCAGCCCTGGGGCGACAGCGCCTGCAGCAGCACCTGCCTGCGCATCCCCACGTCTGGCAGGCCGACGTGATATCGCTTGGCAAAGCTCCGGTGAACTGCGTCTTGCAGCAGATCTGGCCTACCAGTGGCACATACAAGAATCACCAGACCTGTGGTCCCCACCTGGGCTTTCTCCAGGGTGGTCAGCAGTGTCTGCCtcagcccctcctcctccatggcCTCCACCTGGCTGAGCAGCACTACAGAGGGCTGCCGCGCCCCGGCCACCTGCAAAAGAGACCCCAGAATGTGCTCTGCCTCAGCTTTCCCTTTAGAGGCCAGCATGGCTCCACTCAGCCGGTAGAAGGAAGCCCCCAACTGTGAAGCCAGAGAACGAGTCAACATCGTCTTACCTCCTCCCCGGGGGCCGAACAGCAGGACGGTTCTTGGCGGCCGCATCACTGGACTGGGCCTCAACACGGGCCACAGCAGGTCCTCCTCCAGGGCAGCCTTGACATGGGTGAGCCCGGCCAGCTCGCCCCAGCCCAGTGCCGGGCTGCAGTCCAGTAACTCCCCATTGACAAGGTCCAACAGTCGGGGGTCTGGGCTCTTCATAGTCTCAATAATCGGAGCACACAATGGGGGCCGTTTGTGGGCCTGGGagcggtgctgctgctgttggatgAAGCCCTGCTCAGCTACGCCATTCTCCCCCGTCATGCCCGCTGGAGGGCTGTACTCCCCAGCTGCCCCGTACTGAGGAGACACCAGGGGCTGGGAGGAGGGCTTGCTGGGCTTGAAGGTTTGAGGGTCTGTGCTGCCTGAAGTGCTGAAGCCGTTTCCCCGGCACTCTGTTTTGTCATTCACGCTGTAGGGTGAGTGTCCCCCGGCCTTCAACTGGTCATAGCTATATTTCCTGTAACGAGACCCGTCCCCGCTCTCATCCTCTTCTATACTCATCTCgaatgcttttctttttaatgtccCTCCAGACTCAGATGTCCCGAGGTTGGTGCTCTGGTAACCGTAGCTGCCTCCTACCACTGTGGGCCTCGAGGGAACGGGAGTAGGGGCGGGTAGACCTGAGGGCAGGTACGTTGCAGAGGGGTGGCTGTAGCTGGGGGCAAGGCTGGTCTGGGGAGGGTACGTGCTAGGCGGGTAGTTATACACAGGTGTGGTGGGGCTATAGCTGGGCACTAGGGTGGGGGTGGATTGCAGGGTGTGGAGGGAGGCAGGGGGAAGTGCTGCACCGGGTTGGGGACAGTACCCTGAGGAAAGATAGGTGCCGTTGTAGCTAGAGGGGTACTCGCTGGAGCCGCTGCAGGAGCTGCTGCCGCTGTAGCCCGAGTCTGAGAGGTTACTGTTCACCACCGAAACGCTACCAACCCCCGGAGGGCCTGCAGATGTGGCTACAGCCTTGGAACCTGAGAGGCTGTCGTGGCCTCCAGGGGGCAACAGGGAATAGGAGGCATCAGTGCTGTGTGTCAGTGGCCAGGGCTCCAGCTCAGTCTTTGGGATGGTGAGCCCCCCAAAGACCCCCGGCTCTGGGTAGGCGCCCACGGCAGGTGGCCGGTCATACGGTGAGTCTAGCACGCCAGAATACTTCTCAGCGTAGCGCTTCAACAGGTTGGAGGCTGTGAGAGCAGAGATGTCGTCATTGGCCCAGGCGTAGTTGGAGCCGCCGCGACCACGGCCGGCGTAGAACTCCGACTTGTGGGCcggagaggaggtggtggaggagacgTCCAGGTGCTGCTCAGGCCACTGGCTGAGAGGCTGGGCATGCTCTGGGTTCCAGTGCATCTTTAACAGGCCTGACAAAAGAAACACACGGGGAAACCAGGTCAGAATCTTCCTCTAGTAACAATCATGTCAGAAAATAGGATATTGGCGGTGTAGGAATGATTATATCTCTGGAAGAAAACTGAGCTGTGCCGCTTTGTGGTCATGATATGAATCCATTTGGGTCCCTCTTTATTATGAATTGCTTCCTCTCTTGTGACTGGATAATAGAgaattgttttcttccatttgcTTTGACTGAGAAgagaaataatttgaacttttaGCATTTACCTAAAGTGCAAACAGCATCCGAGGTTCCAAGGTTGCcaattagggctgcatgattgtaaaaatatatctaactcctattatttttttttctgatattacaatattatttgCGATATCAGAGGGaattatcatttttacatcattatttttattttcattgattaTGGTGCGATTTTTGTGGAGAtatgtaccaaacaaagatgttttctgaagtctgtagaatatgatgtgtaggacaggacatctctgcagcacaacaatattcatttaaaaacatttcactttcaacaaatattgtgcctcctgcgatttgaaatgtttgcagtaggccatattgcacATTGTGCAGACCTCTTGccaatatataaaaatgtcacgTTACTTATGTTTTGTTGAAGTGTAATGTCTCTTTCAATGTtacaatattcatttttaaatttagaaTTTGACACTGCAATACCTGAAACAGGAGATCATTAAAACAGGActacttaaatgtgaatattttctggtttctttactcctctatgacagtaaactgaatatctttgagttgtggacaaaacaagagatttgaggacgtcattttgggctttgggaaacactgatctacattttatgacattttataaaccaaataactaatcgattaatcaagaaaataatcatcagattaatcaacaatgaaaatgtccgttagttgcagcccaagtACAAGACAAACGGTTTGgactacagtatatgtcacagCCAGGAATCTGTACTTCAGGGTTGTAAGAAATACTCCTTTCAACCAAAAATAATAGTTCAGTTTGATATATGTgcaggtagtagtagtaaacacTCATCCATGACCACTATACCCTGTGCACAGTGACACATGGTCTGAGCCCCTCCTCTCCAAGCAGCCAATGACAAGAAATGGCCTTTCTTCTGTTTGGAAATGAATCTTTTTCAGTGTTTCCATCATGCATGTTAGCAGAAGCGGCTCACATTtcccagagagggagagggaaggtgaaggggaggtggaggagagaaagagaaagctgcagaaagagaaagagagtgaaagCAGATCGGTGCGtttgaatgtgttgttttgcagCTTCCCAGCTTATGTTGGAGTAGCGATAAGATCCCACTACTATTCCCTGTACTGCGAACATCTGCAGGTCTCCCAGAGGACCTATTGTTATCTCCCCGAGCATGTTGCTCTGAAtgcctgctctctccgccctgCACCCCCCACCTACCACCCACCCACCGTACACCAGAGCTCCAAAGGCCCAGTGGCCGGctggacagagggagggagggagggaatagggaaagagggtgtgtgtgtgtgtgtgtgtgcggacaGTGGTgtggagagagtgagaaagaaagaaagacagaaagaaagaggagggggTTGGGTTTGGGATTGCAGCATAGTGTGCTATTCATCAGCACAGTCTCCCATGGAACATTGGGAAAGTGGAATGTCTGTTCCTCTGGCTGACTTCAGCACCGGCCGAGCTCTGATTGATCATGGCTGCTACGCAGCGAACACATCGCCGAGCTAACAGCACAGAGGGCAGCcggaaaaaaacagttttttgttcCATGAATTGTTTTCACTCATGCAAAGGTCTTATTTACCAGTAAAACATTTAACTAGCATTGCATCGGAAATGAGTGGAACATGCATATGTTTGGAAGTCTAACAACTCCTTTGCACATAATGCATCTGCTAATTTTCAGTGTTTGCCTGCTATAGAGTTCTACAGGAATGGAAGTCAATGAGTTTTCTGAATGTATTTTTAGTTGGATGTCTGAATTAAGGTCtgcggttaacacaagctgaagagattttaacgtgtTCTTCTACGACatgaaatacatcaataaataccctaCTCGGGAATTTTGAAGCTCGTATGTgttgctaacaagcggctaaatgagactactaaacgtcatcacgttgACTCGTCCACCTTTGCAGCCTCGTTGTGTaaactcacgctcatgcgaccgtggtgtagttagtttatagcctaacgttagctttttacttctggcgattgcactcagtcttcaaaaatcataaaagtggcgatcatttgtgaagattatcttgctgaacaaaacgtgtaagtatcataaacgtgtgtttaccacccaatggaacaatcccattggctttttgttgaggcaaccagtgtgatgctaacttcctggttggcctacaacaatacgtcatccctgcaccactctattctGTTTACCCTCTCAAACCCATTTTATAGTGAATTTTCACATCTAAAGAGTATATGTTTCTGTGTATTATATCACAAAAGCATAGTTATAGAGTCGTCTATTTCATGAAGACTAGCACTGCCTCTTGCTGAGGCATTAGCTTGACATTCCACGCATAGCTTGGCATTATTGAACTGTCATGATTTACCCTGAGGTGAGGACTACTCCAGCCAGAAACAGAGAGGTAAAAAGGAATATGGCAAAAGCCGTCATTAACTGGCCTCTCTGCCTTTCCTTCAGTGGACGCCTCATGATTCATTATTCATGGCCGTCTGCGTGTGTGGAGCCAGGCTTCTTATTGCCATTTAAATCAAATCTCAATATCCACAAGCCTGcgattctgctgctgctcccgcGAGCTCGCTCCTTGACTTTGCCCTCTTTCTTTCCAAACCTCCccatgtgtgttttcagattacTCCCGTTATTTATTCAGTCAGATGAGACCAGCAGACCAGATGGCCGTTGGATTATCATGTCCTTCATATTCAAATCCACTGCCTTAAGTTCCCAATGGCCAAACCAGTTCAAGTACTTCCCTAAGCTTCagtccacccacacacacccaccacaGCAAGATGCAAACATTCTCACACTCggttcacttttcttttttttttacaaacatgcTGAAGACATTGTCTTGTCCACACCCAGATGACCACATATTTCTGTGGCCTGACTCGCAGGTCTTTGTCCGGGGTTGCAGAAACCATATATGTCCTGCAGGCCCTTCCCATCTGCAGCCCAACCAGTGAGCAGCCCCAATAATGGGgcctgtgtgtgacagagatggATGAGAGCCCAGGGGAGCTCATAAAACCTGCAgcggggagggagggatggaagaGGGAGGGGAAGGAGTGGACAGCAGGCGCTTCGTCCTTCTCTAAGCGGACTGGAGCGGACATTAGAGGACTCAGTGAGGCGGGCTAACTGCTGTCCACTCCATCATCAGAGTAGCGCCAACACAGAATGGACTTCCCTTGACCAACGTAATGACCAGCTGCCCATACCTGAAGAACCAATTCACTGTTAAATCTGAGAGTAATTactctctaaaaaaaaaaagtgtattacACTCAATGACTCTTTCAGTATATACACAGTGAGTCGGATGAGTGATAGGCCGTCGTTCACTTCCCTGATAAGCGCAGCAGGGTTCCAGAGCAGTTTAGCCCTTTCCATGTAATTAGATCTCGGCCTCTGCTGGATTGTGGTTTTTAGAGCAGTGGCGCTCCACAATAAACTGAGCAAGCTCTAATCTACACTTCTGCTTAAATCAGAGCAATCATGTAGATTAATTCACTGGAGGGGCAGGAAGAAAGCTAAGATTAGAAGTAGGAAATCAGGACAATGTGGACATACTGAGGGTAGCAGTGCAATCATTAGATTAACTTTCAGTACGTTGCTGGATTTCAAATGATCCTATACTATTAACTTGTGAATTTTGCAATCCAGATGCAAGTAGTCATGTTGCAACTTTTACTTATATATCTTTTAGCTTCAATGCTGtgatttttctctctcctgccaCACCAACATCAACTCAATCTTACTCATATCAGAAGAGGATTATGGATTTAAGTAAAACATTTATTAAGAATGGACATTAGTATGTTTGAAAATGGGAATCCTGCCCTCATTCAATCATTTTGGTGGCCTTTGCTGCTGTTGTCCACATAAGTAAAGCTGCTCTGTGATCCAGTCAGAGAGGGGTTGGAAGaatattttagggctgcaactaacgactattttcattgtcgattaatcggttagttgtttggtttataaaatgtcagaaaatggagaaaaaggtcgatcagtgtttttccaaagcccaagatgacatcctaaaaggtcttgttttgtccacaactcaaagatattcagtttactgtcatagaggagtaaagaaaccagaaaatattcacatttaagaagctgga
This region includes:
- the si:dkey-157g16.6 gene encoding fidgetin-like protein 2 isoform X2 codes for the protein MHWNPEHAQPLSQWPEQHLDVSSTTSSPAHKSEFYAGRGRGGSNYAWANDDISALTASNLLKRYAEKYSGVLDSPYDRPPAVGAYPEPGVFGGLTIPKTELEPWPLTHSTDASYSLLPPGGHDSLSGSKAVATSAGPPGVGSVSVVNSNLSDSGYSGSSSCSGSSEYPSSYNGTYLSSGYCPQPGAALPPASLHTLQSTPTLVPSYSPTTPVYNYPPSTYPPQTSLAPSYSHPSATYLPSGLPAPTPVPSRPTVVGGSYGYQSTNLGTSESGGTLKRKAFEMSIEEDESGDGSRYRKYSYDQLKAGGHSPYSVNDKTECRGNGFSTSGSTDPQTFKPSKPSSQPLVSPQYGAAGEYSPPAGMTGENGVAEQGFIQQQQHRSQAHKRPPLCAPIIETMKSPDPRLLDLVNGELLDCSPALGWGELAGLTHVKAALEEDLLWPVLRPSPVMRPPRTVLLFGPRGGGKTMLTRSLASQLGASFYRLSGAMLASKGKAEAEHILGSLLQVAGARQPSVVLLSQVEAMEEEGLRQTLLTTLEKAQVGTTGLVILVCATGRPDLLQDAVHRSFAKRYHVGLPDVGMRRQVLLQALSPQGCTLSERELSAVLQRTEGFSVWELLQLSQHALSSASSPTGAMHGHPTSSKPPAFTDFENAFCKVRPHTTTKELDTCIEWSKMYNH
- the si:dkey-157g16.6 gene encoding fidgetin-like protein 2 isoform X1 translates to MLSPIVPYSLLKMHWNPEHAQPLSQWPEQHLDVSSTTSSPAHKSEFYAGRGRGGSNYAWANDDISALTASNLLKRYAEKYSGVLDSPYDRPPAVGAYPEPGVFGGLTIPKTELEPWPLTHSTDASYSLLPPGGHDSLSGSKAVATSAGPPGVGSVSVVNSNLSDSGYSGSSSCSGSSEYPSSYNGTYLSSGYCPQPGAALPPASLHTLQSTPTLVPSYSPTTPVYNYPPSTYPPQTSLAPSYSHPSATYLPSGLPAPTPVPSRPTVVGGSYGYQSTNLGTSESGGTLKRKAFEMSIEEDESGDGSRYRKYSYDQLKAGGHSPYSVNDKTECRGNGFSTSGSTDPQTFKPSKPSSQPLVSPQYGAAGEYSPPAGMTGENGVAEQGFIQQQQHRSQAHKRPPLCAPIIETMKSPDPRLLDLVNGELLDCSPALGWGELAGLTHVKAALEEDLLWPVLRPSPVMRPPRTVLLFGPRGGGKTMLTRSLASQLGASFYRLSGAMLASKGKAEAEHILGSLLQVAGARQPSVVLLSQVEAMEEEGLRQTLLTTLEKAQVGTTGLVILVCATGRPDLLQDAVHRSFAKRYHVGLPDVGMRRQVLLQALSPQGCTLSERELSAVLQRTEGFSVWELLQLSQHALSSASSPTGAMHGHPTSSKPPAFTDFENAFCKVRPHTTTKELDTCIEWSKMYNH